A region from the Haloarcula limicola genome encodes:
- the dpsA gene encoding DNA starvation/stationary phase protection protein DpsA — MATQEHVRRQFGDVEDNELRLEKDKAEQVIDALNQDLADTYVLYHQLKKHHWNVEGAEFRDLHLFLGEAAEHAEEAADLIAERAQALGGTPVSGPAAQEEHAKVEYEGQDVYDIRTSLRHDLRMYGDIVESLRDHIELATNLGDHASAQMLREILVEVEDDAHHIEHYLEDDTLVFPEAMDR, encoded by the coding sequence ATGGCAACTCAGGAACACGTCCGAAGGCAGTTCGGTGACGTCGAGGACAACGAACTCCGTCTGGAGAAGGACAAAGCGGAACAGGTCATCGACGCGCTGAATCAGGACCTGGCGGACACCTACGTCCTGTACCACCAGCTCAAGAAGCACCACTGGAACGTCGAGGGCGCGGAGTTCCGCGACCTGCACCTCTTCCTCGGCGAGGCCGCGGAGCACGCGGAGGAAGCCGCCGACCTGATCGCGGAGCGAGCGCAGGCGCTCGGTGGCACGCCCGTCTCCGGCCCCGCCGCGCAGGAGGAACACGCGAAGGTCGAGTACGAGGGACAGGACGTCTACGACATCCGAACGTCGCTCCGCCACGACCTCAGAATGTACGGTGACATCGTCGAATCGCTGCGCGACCACATCGAGCTGGCGACGAACCTCGGTGACCACGCGTCCGCGCAGATGCTGCGCGAGATACTCGTCGAGGTCGAAGACGACGCCCACCACATCGAACACTACCTCGAAGACGACACGCTGGTCTTCCCGGAAGCGATGGATCGATAG
- a CDS encoding aminotransferase class I/II-fold pyridoxal phosphate-dependent enzyme: protein MTHGFDLDARLQARADDDLRRRLEVAESVGDRTRLADDPKGDAPEFGDESVVFAANDYLGLTDDDRLQRAAELGARTVGTGAGASRLVTGDTVAHRALERDLADCKGTERALVFSSGYAANVGIVDALSPDVVFSDELNHASIIDGCRLGAGETVVYDHCDADDLRAKMEERADDGAAAADGDTADGRWLVVTDSVFSMDGDVAPLSALCDAAEEHGAWLMVDEAHATGLFGERGGGVVQREGLSDRVDVQMGTLSKALASQGGYVAGDEALVEYLLNAARSFVFSTGLAPPAAASAREALRIARETDQSDRLWSNVETLRNGLEAMGYEVLGETHILPVLVGDRADALELDERLRDRAVVAPAIRPPTVPEGTSRIRVAPTATHTDQELQRCLDAFEAAGEEVGLL from the coding sequence ATGACTCACGGGTTCGACTTGGACGCCCGGCTGCAAGCGCGGGCAGACGACGACCTCCGCCGGCGACTGGAAGTCGCCGAGAGCGTCGGCGACCGGACGCGCCTCGCGGACGACCCCAAGGGCGACGCGCCCGAGTTCGGCGACGAATCGGTCGTCTTCGCCGCGAACGACTACCTCGGACTGACCGACGACGACCGCCTCCAGCGCGCGGCGGAACTCGGCGCTCGCACGGTCGGGACGGGCGCGGGGGCCTCCCGCCTCGTCACCGGCGATACGGTCGCCCACCGGGCGCTCGAACGCGACCTCGCCGACTGCAAGGGGACCGAACGCGCCCTGGTCTTCTCGTCGGGCTACGCCGCGAACGTCGGCATCGTCGACGCGCTCTCGCCGGACGTGGTCTTCTCGGACGAACTCAACCACGCCTCGATCATCGACGGCTGTCGACTCGGCGCGGGCGAGACGGTGGTGTACGACCACTGCGACGCCGACGACCTCCGGGCGAAGATGGAGGAGCGGGCCGATGACGGAGCCGCGGCGGCAGACGGGGACACGGCCGACGGGCGGTGGCTGGTCGTCACCGACTCCGTGTTCTCGATGGACGGCGACGTGGCCCCGCTCTCGGCGCTCTGTGACGCTGCCGAGGAGCACGGCGCGTGGCTCATGGTGGACGAGGCCCACGCCACGGGGCTGTTCGGCGAGCGCGGGGGCGGCGTCGTCCAGCGCGAGGGGCTGAGCGACCGCGTGGACGTGCAGATGGGGACGCTCTCGAAGGCCCTCGCCAGCCAGGGCGGCTACGTCGCGGGGGACGAGGCGCTCGTCGAGTACCTGCTCAACGCCGCGCGCTCGTTCGTCTTCTCGACCGGGCTCGCGCCGCCCGCCGCCGCATCGGCCCGCGAGGCGCTCCGCATCGCCCGCGAGACCGACCAATCGGACCGACTGTGGTCGAACGTCGAGACGCTTCGGAACGGCCTCGAAGCGATGGGCTACGAGGTGCTGGGCGAGACTCATATCCTCCCGGTGCTCGTTGGCGACCGCGCCGACGCCCTCGAACTCGACGAGCGCCTGCGCGACCGCGCCGTCGTCGCGCCCGCCATTCGGCCGCCGACAGTGCCCGAGGGAACCTCGCGCATCCGCGTCGCGCCGACGGCCACGCACACCGATCAGGAACTGCAGCGGTGTCTCGATGCCTTCGAGGCGGCCGGGGAGGAGGTGGGTCTGCTGTGA
- a CDS encoding phosphotransacetylase family protein, with product MTDSNTLLVTSTEEGIGKTAIALALAKSAREAGREVGYMKPKGTRLQSAVGKTRDEDPMLARELLELDAEIHEMEPIVYSPTFVQEAIRGREDPTELRERIVENFEALAEGTDLMVVEGSDRLDTGGIVDLTDADIAEALDARVLLVCGYTDAGDTDEVLAAARTLGDRLAGVLFNGVADAAMDDLTDDVLPFLEGRGVPVFGSLPRVQELAGITVEDLSRSLGADVLTNEASTDVHVERFTVGAMGGNTALDQFRRTRDAVMVTGGDRSEVQTAALEASGIKALLLTGGFRPASAVLGRAEEENVPILLVQSDTRTTIDRMEDVLRSGRTRNEQTVERMQALLDDGVDVTSLLGFDE from the coding sequence ATGACCGACTCGAACACGCTACTCGTCACGTCGACTGAGGAAGGTATCGGCAAGACCGCAATCGCCCTCGCGCTCGCGAAATCGGCCAGAGAGGCGGGCCGCGAGGTCGGCTACATGAAACCGAAGGGGACGCGCCTCCAGAGCGCCGTGGGCAAGACCCGCGACGAGGACCCGATGCTCGCCCGGGAACTCCTCGAACTGGACGCGGAGATCCACGAGATGGAGCCCATCGTCTACTCGCCGACGTTCGTCCAGGAGGCCATCCGCGGCCGCGAGGACCCCACAGAGCTCCGCGAGCGGATCGTCGAGAACTTCGAGGCGCTCGCCGAGGGGACCGACCTGATGGTCGTCGAGGGCAGCGACCGCCTCGACACGGGCGGCATCGTCGACCTGACGGACGCCGACATCGCCGAGGCGCTCGACGCGCGCGTCCTCCTCGTCTGCGGGTACACCGACGCGGGCGACACCGACGAGGTGCTCGCGGCCGCCCGAACGCTCGGCGACCGACTGGCCGGCGTGCTGTTCAACGGCGTCGCCGACGCGGCGATGGACGACCTGACCGACGACGTGCTCCCCTTCCTCGAAGGCCGCGGCGTGCCGGTGTTCGGGTCGCTCCCGCGCGTGCAGGAACTCGCGGGCATCACGGTCGAGGACCTCTCGCGGAGCCTCGGCGCGGACGTCCTCACCAACGAGGCCTCGACGGACGTCCACGTCGAACGGTTCACCGTCGGAGCGATGGGCGGCAACACCGCCTTGGACCAGTTCCGTCGGACTCGCGACGCCGTGATGGTCACCGGCGGCGACCGCTCGGAGGTCCAGACCGCCGCGCTCGAAGCATCGGGGATCAAGGCGCTCCTGCTCACCGGCGGGTTCCGCCCGGCGAGCGCCGTCCTCGGCCGCGCCGAGGAGGAGAACGTCCCCATCCTGCTGGTCCAGTCGGACACCCGTACTACCATCGACCGGATGGAGGACGTCCTCCGCTCGGGCCGGACGCGAAACGAGCAAACCGTCGAGCGAATGCAGGCGTTACTGGACGACGGCGTCGACGTCACCTCCCTGCTCGGCTTCGACGAGTAG
- the bioD gene encoding dethiobiotin synthase, whose amino-acid sequence MSDETTGDAGDLFVVGTDTGVGKTVVTAGLTGWLRERGRDAIAVKPCQTGYPPDDDAAFVAEACGSEAAATCLRRLEPPLAPAVAADRTDADLAYGEIREGVEAAVSAHGTAVVEGIGGLRVPLADGREVLDLVADIGLPAVVVARSGLGTLNHTGMTVDALRGRGVPVRGIVLNQYEGATTAERTNPEVLEDMTDCPVWPLPPLSLSDPSAAVTGVREHLPATVFDGL is encoded by the coding sequence GTGAGCGACGAGACGACCGGCGACGCGGGCGACCTCTTCGTCGTCGGGACGGACACCGGCGTCGGCAAGACCGTCGTCACCGCCGGACTGACTGGGTGGCTCCGCGAGCGGGGGCGGGACGCCATCGCGGTCAAGCCCTGCCAGACCGGCTACCCGCCGGACGACGACGCCGCGTTCGTCGCCGAGGCCTGCGGATCAGAGGCGGCCGCGACCTGTCTCAGACGGCTCGAGCCGCCGCTCGCACCCGCCGTCGCCGCCGACCGGACCGACGCCGACCTCGCCTACGGCGAGATTCGCGAGGGCGTCGAAGCCGCCGTATCGGCCCACGGGACCGCCGTCGTCGAGGGCATCGGTGGCCTACGGGTGCCGCTGGCCGACGGTAGGGAAGTGCTGGACCTCGTAGCCGATATCGGCCTGCCGGCCGTCGTTGTCGCCCGGTCGGGGCTGGGGACGCTCAACCACACCGGCATGACCGTCGACGCGCTTCGCGGGCGCGGCGTCCCGGTTCGCGGCATCGTCCTCAATCAGTACGAGGGCGCGACGACGGCCGAGCGAACGAACCCCGAGGTGCTGGAAGACATGACCGACTGTCCGGTGTGGCCGCTCCCGCCGCTCTCGCTCTCGGACCCGTCCGCCGCTGTCACGGGCGTTCGAGAGCACTTGCCGGCGACCGTCTTCGACGGTCTATAG
- a CDS encoding aspartate aminotransferase family protein: MDRDTAEPVVDSFPGPRARDRASRHAAVAAPSTHVYEFVWDPTADAIGPYCTDVDGNVLLDFTSHVAAAPLGYNNPHLLDRLDEFDLVDPLKFAGQDFYADLGDLPGPTELMERLTDIAPTGHDTVFLSNTGAEAVENAIKICYDAREGAEYGITFEGAFHGRTLGALSLNRSKAVHRRAFPEMSGVSSVPFCEDRACDPSTCSCGFFPDESGGSWLRRRLGLDGSIDPESVAYVILEPVQGEGGYRIPSEAFMEEVAAVCREFEIPLIADEIQSGMGRTGEWWGADNFAIEPDVLAVAKGLRVGATVGRGELFPDEAGRLSSTWGGGDLLSSMVGALTIDVIGSQNLRRNAKERGNELAASLDADPVDGCVDVRNLGSLVAVEFETKARRDEMVAACASAGLLTLPCGRKTLRLLPPLDVREREIAQAVACFEDAAGV, from the coding sequence ATGGACCGCGACACAGCCGAACCAGTCGTCGACTCGTTCCCGGGACCGCGCGCTCGGGACCGCGCCAGCCGTCACGCCGCCGTCGCCGCGCCGAGCACGCACGTCTACGAGTTCGTCTGGGACCCGACGGCCGACGCTATCGGCCCCTACTGTACCGACGTAGACGGGAACGTCCTCCTCGATTTCACGTCCCACGTCGCCGCCGCCCCCCTCGGCTACAACAACCCGCATCTGCTCGACCGCCTCGACGAGTTCGACCTCGTCGACCCGCTGAAGTTCGCGGGCCAGGATTTCTACGCCGACCTCGGCGACCTCCCCGGACCCACGGAGCTGATGGAACGGCTGACCGACATCGCGCCCACCGGTCACGACACGGTGTTCCTCTCGAACACGGGCGCTGAAGCCGTCGAGAACGCCATCAAGATCTGCTACGACGCCCGCGAGGGCGCGGAGTACGGTATCACCTTCGAGGGGGCGTTCCACGGGCGGACGCTGGGCGCGCTCTCGCTCAACCGCTCGAAGGCCGTCCACCGCCGGGCGTTCCCCGAGATGTCCGGCGTCTCGTCGGTGCCGTTCTGCGAGGATCGGGCCTGCGACCCGAGCACCTGCTCCTGTGGGTTCTTCCCCGACGAATCCGGGGGGTCGTGGCTCCGCCGCCGCCTCGGCCTGGACGGCAGCATCGACCCCGAGTCGGTGGCGTACGTCATCCTCGAACCGGTGCAGGGCGAGGGCGGCTACCGAATCCCCAGCGAGGCGTTCATGGAGGAGGTGGCCGCCGTCTGTCGGGAGTTCGAGATCCCGCTCATCGCCGACGAGATACAGTCCGGGATGGGGCGGACCGGGGAGTGGTGGGGCGCGGACAACTTCGCCATCGAACCGGACGTCCTCGCGGTGGCGAAGGGCCTCCGCGTCGGTGCGACCGTCGGCCGCGGGGAGCTGTTCCCCGACGAGGCGGGTCGCCTCTCATCGACGTGGGGCGGCGGCGACCTACTCTCCTCGATGGTCGGCGCGCTCACCATCGACGTCATCGGGAGCCAGAACCTCCGGCGGAACGCGAAAGAGCGGGGTAACGAACTGGCGGCGTCGCTCGACGCCGACCCCGTCGACGGCTGTGTGGACGTGCGGAACCTCGGCTCGCTGGTCGCCGTCGAGTTCGAGACGAAGGCCCGCCGCGACGAGATGGTCGCCGCCTGCGCGAGCGCGGGGTTGCTCACGCTCCCCTGCGGTCGAAAGACGCTCAGACTGCTCCCGCCGCTGGACGTCAGAGAGCGGGAGATCGCCCAGGCAGTCGCCTGCTTCGAGGACGCCGCTGGCGTCTGA
- the acs gene encoding acetate--CoA ligase alpha subunit, whose translation MGRLSTLFAPERVAVIGATDSEGSVGRAITSNLLESFDGDVVAVNPYKDDVLGLRCYDEVADVEGEGIDVAVVVVPPDVAVEAIRDAGAAGIGNVVVITAGFGETGSEGAARERDLREAAEEYDLNLVGPNSLGVMSTPRGLNATFGNEMATEGDISFMSQSGAFVTAVLDWAAERDVGFKDIVSLGNKAILDEDDFIAEWGDDPETEVILGYLEDINDGEAFVQTAREVTQETPIVLVKSGRTDAGASAAASHTGAMAGSERAYEAGLEQAGTLRVESVQELFDFAQILSGQPLPDGEEIAIVTNAGGPGVMTTDAVGDSDLSLSSFEDETLDALRETMPEEANIYNPVDIIGDAPAERFEAALSTVLEDDNVAMAVVVACPTAVLSFEELAEVVVSQQRAHETPIATTLMGGKSVGAGRDILSEAGIPNYFDPARAVESLDALREYDEIQSREYEEPAAFDVDRERAREILESAARRDTNRLGVEAMELLDAYGIPTPAGGVVSSPTEAEELAEDIGDDVVMKIVSPDILHKSDIGGVEVGVPPEEVRDTYEDLVVRARNYQRDAAILGVQVQEMVDLDSGTETILGMNRDPQFGPLLLFGLGGIFVEVLEDNTVRVAPVSESDARGMLDDIESAPLLRGARGRDPVDEDALVEAVQRLSQLVTDFPAIVELDINPLVATPDGVQAVDLRLTIDQEEL comes from the coding sequence ATGGGACGACTCTCGACGCTGTTCGCGCCGGAACGGGTCGCCGTGATCGGGGCGACCGACTCGGAGGGGTCGGTCGGCCGCGCCATCACGTCGAACCTGCTGGAATCGTTCGACGGCGACGTCGTGGCGGTCAACCCCTACAAGGACGACGTGTTGGGGCTTCGATGCTACGACGAGGTCGCCGACGTCGAAGGCGAGGGAATCGACGTGGCCGTCGTCGTGGTCCCGCCCGACGTCGCCGTCGAGGCCATCCGCGACGCGGGCGCGGCCGGGATCGGCAACGTCGTCGTCATCACCGCCGGGTTCGGGGAGACCGGCAGCGAGGGGGCCGCCCGCGAACGCGACCTGCGGGAGGCCGCCGAGGAGTACGACCTCAACCTCGTCGGGCCGAACAGCCTCGGCGTCATGTCGACGCCGCGGGGGCTGAACGCCACGTTCGGCAACGAGATGGCGACCGAGGGAGACATCTCCTTCATGAGCCAGTCCGGGGCGTTCGTGACCGCCGTACTGGACTGGGCCGCAGAGCGCGACGTGGGCTTCAAGGACATCGTCTCGCTCGGCAACAAGGCCATCTTGGACGAGGACGACTTCATCGCCGAGTGGGGTGACGACCCCGAGACCGAGGTCATCCTCGGCTATCTGGAGGACATCAACGACGGGGAAGCGTTCGTTCAGACCGCCCGCGAGGTGACGCAGGAGACGCCCATCGTCCTCGTCAAGTCCGGGCGCACGGACGCGGGGGCCAGCGCCGCCGCGTCTCACACCGGCGCGATGGCCGGTTCCGAACGCGCCTACGAGGCGGGTCTCGAACAGGCCGGGACGCTCCGCGTGGAGTCCGTACAGGAGCTGTTCGACTTCGCGCAGATCCTCTCGGGCCAACCGCTGCCCGACGGCGAGGAGATCGCCATCGTCACGAACGCCGGCGGTCCCGGCGTGATGACGACGGACGCCGTCGGCGACTCCGACCTCTCGCTGTCCTCGTTCGAGGACGAGACGCTCGACGCGCTCCGCGAGACGATGCCAGAGGAGGCCAACATCTACAACCCCGTCGACATCATCGGCGACGCCCCCGCCGAGCGCTTCGAGGCGGCGCTTTCGACGGTTCTGGAGGACGACAACGTCGCCATGGCCGTCGTCGTCGCCTGTCCGACCGCGGTGCTCTCCTTCGAGGAACTCGCCGAGGTCGTCGTCTCCCAACAGCGGGCCCACGAGACGCCGATCGCCACGACGCTGATGGGCGGGAAGTCCGTGGGAGCGGGCAGAGATATTTTGAGCGAGGCCGGCATCCCCAACTACTTCGACCCGGCCCGCGCCGTCGAGAGCCTCGACGCGCTCCGGGAGTACGACGAGATACAGTCCCGGGAGTACGAGGAACCGGCGGCGTTCGACGTGGACCGGGAGCGCGCCCGCGAGATACTGGAGTCCGCGGCCCGGCGGGACACCAACCGCCTCGGCGTCGAGGCGATGGAACTGCTCGACGCCTACGGCATCCCGACGCCCGCGGGCGGCGTCGTCTCCTCGCCCACGGAGGCCGAGGAACTGGCCGAGGACATCGGCGACGACGTGGTGATGAAGATCGTCAGCCCGGACATCCTCCACAAGTCCGACATCGGCGGCGTCGAGGTCGGCGTCCCGCCCGAGGAGGTCCGAGACACCTACGAAGACTTAGTGGTTCGCGCCCGGAACTACCAGCGTGACGCCGCGATACTGGGCGTCCAGGTCCAGGAGATGGTGGACCTCGACTCGGGAACGGAGACCATCCTCGGAATGAACCGCGACCCGCAGTTCGGGCCGCTGCTGCTGTTCGGCCTCGGCGGAATCTTCGTGGAGGTGCTCGAAGACAACACCGTCAGAGTCGCGCCCGTGAGCGAATCGGACGCCCGAGGCATGCTGGACGACATCGAGTCCGCGCCGCTGCTCCGGGGCGCGCGCGGCCGCGATCCGGTCGACGAGGACGCCCTCGTCGAGGCGGTCCAGCGGCTCTCGCAGCTCGTCACCGACTTCCCGGCGATCGTCGAACTGGACATCAACCCGCTCGTCGCGACCCCCGACGGGGTGCAGGCGGTCGACCTGCGACTCACCATCGACCAAGAGGAACTATGA
- a CDS encoding DUF7547 family protein: protein MSASSGDDVTALLTDLVRTLRKLETEVEPTTESGVPRPPTPSELLRFTSDVTIPAAILVLQTNIEALKLLRRALRMADGRPATSESATDEVRQRATRLSRVTLSRLDDALTDLQGAMEGRPQDEEARELLDEARRLRADLDDRLAERPEGNRNGGTSDDPSDDTADEADEVDVPVDVDAELKSIKDDIDGVDETGDDEEGDDGADSADDGQ, encoded by the coding sequence ATGAGCGCCAGTTCCGGTGACGACGTCACCGCCCTGTTGACGGACCTCGTCAGGACCCTCCGAAAGCTAGAGACGGAGGTCGAACCGACCACCGAGAGCGGCGTCCCGCGGCCGCCGACGCCCTCGGAACTGCTCCGGTTCACGAGCGACGTGACCATCCCGGCCGCGATCCTCGTCTTGCAGACCAACATCGAGGCGCTGAAGCTCCTCCGCCGGGCGCTTCGGATGGCGGACGGTCGGCCGGCCACGAGCGAGTCGGCGACGGACGAGGTCCGCCAGCGCGCGACCCGGCTGAGCAGGGTGACGCTCTCTCGCCTCGACGACGCCCTCACGGACCTGCAGGGCGCGATGGAGGGCCGTCCGCAGGACGAGGAGGCGCGGGAACTCCTCGACGAGGCCCGACGGCTCCGCGCGGACCTCGACGACCGACTGGCCGAACGGCCCGAGGGGAACCGGAACGGCGGTACGTCCGACGATCCGTCCGACGACACGGCCGACGAGGCGGACGAAGTGGACGTGCCCGTCGACGTCGACGCCGAACTGAAGTCCATCAAAGACGACATCGACGGCGTCGACGAAACGGGCGACGATGAGGAGGGAGACGACGGCGCTGACAGCGCCGACGACGGACAGTAG